The nucleotide window TCAGTTTCAGATAGGAGAGAgagtatttttcctttttttgacTTAATCTCTTCATGCCTCAGTTATTTTTCCCATCACTCTTGCCCTCAATGAATCCCCTAAAGAGGAAGGGAGGACAATTTTCTAAAAAGTAGCAACATGCCCTGCAATTTCTGTTCTACTGTCTCCATGAGCAATGGCTCGTCTGCCTTTATCAATAAAAGGCAATAACCACACACCAATGCAGCAGATTAAAGTTGTAAAAGATTAACGTATGACAAGGAACCAATGATAAAGGAGTTGGATGGTTAACACCAAGATGCTTACCTGGATGTGTGCATATAGTTTAGAATACTCGACACTGCAACGTAGCAGAAGCTTAGAACCCCCGATACTCCGAATGCCAATACAGCCAggccacacagcacacacaccagTGCTATACCGCCCACGGATATTACAACACCTGATAATGAACAGAAGCACAACAAGTCACTATTTCAGAGTCCCTATTAAATAAACGTaaacataataaggctgacaacTGCAGAAGAGGAGTCTGAAGTATTGTCGCATAGGTTTCTGAAAACAAACCAGTCAGTCAATGTAACAATACGCACGAAAATATAATTGGATAAGCCATAAAGAAAATGGAGCACTATCTAGCATGAGGTGCAGATCAAAAACCACTATAAAAATCAAatataaaaagttttttttttttgcgatttCAAGGACAAATAAGGTTAGACACAATAAACATTAACTTCAATAACCcaggagaaaaacaaaaagataaaaaaaaaacacccagacTGTATTAATGCTGGCAAGGCACAGGTTATTATGGCAAATAAATGGAGAGTGTGTTCGGAATAAATGCAAAACAACAAAGAATTTAAATGCATTTGTTTCTAGTAAGGACATCAAGGTTTCAATATTATGCGCCGGTGAGTTAAGCGAAAGCAATCACGCGGTTTCCTGCTGCAAGCAGAGCTCCTCGTTTTATTCTCCCAAGACAATTCCTCGCACATATTGTACAGAATGAGAATGAATCCCATTAATCTTCATCTAGTTACTGCACACCCTGTACTTCAAGTGAAACCGGGAGGGCTTCTGCATTTGCTTGCCTTAGACCAGGGGTCGCCAACTACAGGCCTCaaaggcaaccaacaggtcagtttttaaaggaaatccctgcttcagcacaggtggctcaatcattgacagacactgattgagccacctgtgctgaagcagggatatcctgaaaacctgacctgttggtggcccttgaggactggagttggccacccctgtactagtGTATAAACACACACTAACAGCCCTTTCTCCCACATGCTCTCAGCTAGATCTATTAAATCTAAAGAAGTTGctaaaagaaagagagaaatcATTGGAAGTTTGTTGTCGTATATGCACGCTTCAAAAATGTACTTTTGTGCATTTCGTGATTGTCGCTCGTGCCCCCGTCCTACTGCAATATGCCATGGCACATTTGCCATATTATCAGGTGACCACTGggggaatatccctgcttcagcacagatggctcagaggACAGcctgtgagccacctgtgctgaagcagggatatcctgaaaacctgacctgttggtggcccttgaggacggactggagttggtcaccctgcCTTAGAATATATCAAAAAAGTTGACTAAGCCGCTCTGGAGTTGGTCAAGCAAAACGAAGGTGCAGAGGGATATAACAATGTAGACAAAAAACACTTGTATGCAAGTACTGTAGAGAGCTTACAGAAGGTCCCTACAGATTGCACTCAAAGTACGTATGGTAAACATAATAGGGTGATTCAGTCATCACGGAATCTTAATATTCCTAGAATGAGGAGCAGAAATATTTACCTCGTAAGGCAAGTATTATGTCTAAATTGATTCTGGTAGTAACTCTGTACTCAGAACCAGCTATTAACGTACTGCTCTGAATGCAAGATATTCTCGTCCTAAGATTAAACCTAGTTATTAGGTCCAATACGTATACTAGGGGTCTATGGTATTAAACACGAGGGAACACTGCTGTGTCCAAACAAAGAATGTCTCGTTGAGGATGTATAATAGTATTGGTGTGGAAGCGATGATATTGATGTTTCAAAGTATCACACACAGACCAATGCTGGCATATTCTTTATTTTTCACTGTGAGTCTGAAATGTAAAAGCAATTTTGACTAGTTATATAGAAAAAAAAGGAGTTCTGGATAAAAGGAAAGATTGCAATAATTTACAGTCTCCTATTCTTGTGGATCCCAGGACACCAGATTTGGGGAATAATCCATGAATGCGATATTAGTTGGGTAACCTCaaggcacggggaggggggagtcGACCATATTCCTTGAGGATAGGGATAACCGCACCATCTTAGGCCCAGATGCACTAAGCACCGTTTCATTAACAGGCCAATGATAGTGCCCATCTACTAGTGCAAATAACCATTTTGGGAGGTGCGTGGTTTTCAAGATTTAGAAGGTAGGAAGAGTACAGTACCCAAATTCATCATTACTGTACAAAGTAGTGTGGAAGTTTGCTGGGTAATTGCGAATCACAATTTGCAGTTTTAGAGCAGCAGTCCACAGCGATTGATTTTTTTCGCGTTCTACTTTATTGTTTTTACTCACAGCCCTTTCCATCGCCAATTTTATTTCTAAATCCTgatgctccgttcaggagatTTGGAAAACGGAGGTCTCTTCAGAGCCCTTTGCAATCGGGTACACCTTTGtgattttaaaacaaaaaaaatacatttaaaataaaaatagcaagATACTAATAGACGTTACATTTATATCCGGCTTCTGGGGGAGGATAAGAAAAATTGATGGTTTAATTAGCCGTCATGCTCTGGCAGTAGTTGACACTGCTTAGTGGGTAATTATTCACGGCCTCCTTTTGGCTTCGAAGTAGCTGTATTTCCAACAAACATGCATTACCTTCTATTATTATGACGCCCAGGCAAGCCGTTATTGCCGTTCCAACAATGAGAACCATGAATAAACCAACAGGAACAGCAGACAATGCGGCAAACACCAGGAGTGACAGTGACACAAATGGGTGTTCATCCAGGTATTGGCCAAAGGGGGAGTTCATGAAGGCTACCACCTGTGAAGAACGGGAGAAGGACAATTAGTATCCGGCCCTGCCAGTGAGGGCCATGAGACAAATTACCGACTTGCACAACACCATTGGGTTAAATTTCACATGGGTTTTGCCCCAATTGGAATTGAACTGTGGGAGAGGAATTCCTAGTactaaatgagtacttcagtattaaattataccttttttatttggactaacaattgatattataaagtagagatgggcaaaaaaaTTTGGCCGAATTTGGATCCACAGTGGATTGGtctgttcctttggtctgcggatttcagcagatcaatcaCCAAGAGGGCTATGCgtgtattctttttttattattattattaccaatacactgtgCGGATTCTGCAACTCGTGGACGGATATGTAGAGTCCAATCCggggattcagcaatccgttggcagattcGGATTGCTCAATCCACAGATTGGATACAACTCGTATGTAGAATCCATCGGCGGTTTTGGATGAATCCGTCCAAACGCGTTTGCGGAATTTTACACCGTGaaaaattttttttgggggtaacatcagcaaaAGATCCGGAAAACAGGTTTcggcggattcgcccatctcgaATTAGAAGACAagtttgagagttctcctctcttcccccccctcaggaCAGCGATAcagatttacagagattccaggaGTTTAACACAAATTTGAAATCCAAGACACCCATCTATGGCAGATGATGTAGAGAAGGAATTGCAGAGGttggtaaataaacagacagggcagtatatagatgaaagggagagagagaagtgtggaGAGCAGGTAGGACCATATATCcatcagcagggtgagggggggggggtgggttaaaTTTTAAAATTAAGAGAGGCAAGGCGAAACTTACAACAAATTCTGATAGTGTGCAAGAAACCCCACCTGTATTACGTTTTTTTGTGTGTCAAAGAGCATTATCTAGAGTTCAAATGTTTTTAAACATTCTATTGAGGGTTTACATTTTttgtattcatttaaaaaaacatttttaagtaCGTTATGGAATGATTCAGTACTAAATCACAGTCCAGATATAAGCAGTTTGCGAATAAATATTTAATGTCTGCAAATGCTGTATTATCCAAGCAAGAGGCCGACGTCAGCCAGTGTACGCAAAGCAACTGCGAACTATATTTCTGCACCAATTTATATTGTATTCAGCTAATAACCAACTCTGCATCGTAAATCAGAGCTTACTACTGAGTAACATGACATGGCTCGTGCAATAATCAAAACGGATTCATGTCATCGTTTCCCAATATTTCATCTGGTTGATAAGTCATGTGTAATATTTTCAATTCTAGCAATGAAAACATACAGTAGAAGTGAAGAACGTTGCAGCGATTTCTGTTGATTCGGTGATAAAGGGGCGCTgggaaaaagtttaaaaaatatacCACTACCTTGGATACTCCTTACTAGAGAAAGGCAACCGGTCCCAACCAGATACAAACCTACCCCCTCCTGAGAGGAACAAGGGATAGAAGGAGTTAACACTTTAGCCACTATCTGGGTCAAGATCCCGACAGCCAGGGTGGAGACccactccacccctccccctccttcctcaccctcccccctgtcttCCCTCTCTGAAGGCATCTCCTTATTTCGACAATTCAGGTTGTCATTCTGTTTCCCCAAAAATGTTACAATGTCTCTGGATTAGGCAATGTGGTTTGTTGTGCGTTTACTgttgtatcaatgcctaataaaaacatttgaaaaaataaaaaatataccacTATGGTCCAAATTTAAAAGTGAAACCCCCCTTGTAATGTATTTTAGGATTGGAATAAAGTGAATATTGAAGCATGCATCACCCGGCTATTTGGAAATTGTGTACAATTTAAAATATACTGAATAGATTTTTAAAGCAGATTTAAAAAAGAACTCTGAAAAGTAAACAGCAaatattacacaaaatacaggtcTCATGACACGTGATTTTTGGCCTACAAACCACTGCTTCAGAGTTTTAATATCTGTGGAATTAAAATCTGTGTCACTTACATAACTGATCAAGCATAAAAACTTTTGGAACAAAGCAACTAGTGAAGGGGGGAAAAACAATGACACACTCTTGGACTCGTGTGTTCTTAAATCTTTATATAGAAATGTCATGagatatgtattttaatccatctggcgcttcaggggttaatggtgccatacactttttttttttttttttttttttttttttacataccatATGTTGGGTTTGTGCTTGTCTTCAAAAGAGAGCTTAATAAtaatggggggtggagggtggaatAAAATATGGCCTGTGTGACAACTTTCTAAACATGATCCTTTTAGATCTAtattcaaagcattctctggagGGTTCGGCATGGTTCAGGGGGTGCAGCTAAGAAAGTATTCAACATAAgagtgactttattaaaaattagaatatcgtatgatgtcatctcctctgcataataagagttacaaatctgtaaCCGTGTCACAGAATGGCATGTTCTGaaatcacacactgcatgtttaACAGGTACTGGGGGGGGGATTCATTTGTCGCTCAGGTTTAGGGGTAAGACAGTTATGGTTAGTCTTGTCGCATCCGCCATGAGCGCCTGAATGTAATTTatgtgactcacgtgtgtgtATTAGTTAAGGAGAATTATGAGGGCGCTCAGATATTGAAGAGAAGTTTAAACGTTGTTTGTAAAGTTTCCTCTGTCATAAAACTGGCAATCTCACAGCTGTTTTCCGACGGGGATGGACTTGTGGTTTCAACATGGGAAAGAATACTACATAAGACCGCAAAGTTTTACGACTAATCAGATTGCAGCAGAGGTGTgcgtcatgataatgtcatgagatatgtattttaatccctctggtgcttcaggggttaatgtgggtaCAGTTTGATGTTAAAAAGATTTAGGTTTTTAATCTttccaaaaaaagagaaaaatattcCAAATAAGGAATTATTCCATTATCTGCAACTAAAAGCATTTTACATAAAAATCGGGCCCCAATAATCCTCTTACCAGGTTTGAATCTCTGTGCCTTAAGGAAACGGGAACTCAAGGTCTCAACGCGCTTCTTTACGGCCTGGTGGCGGGATCCCGCCTGCTAGCCCAtaaaaaactgaaatatatgaTTCCGTGGGAGAGGGACGGGATGAGATCCTCCAAGCGGTGGCCAAATGTTCAATTTCTACCTCTATAAAAGGGAAAATGCGTATAAAGTGATGATGCGCTTGTACATGACTCCCCTTAGAATTTCCAGATTGGTCCCAGGACACCCCTCGATATGTTCCAAAGGATGCGGAGACCAGGCCTCATTTATTCCCATGTGGTGGACATGCCCTCTTGTAGCGACCCTCTGTAGGAACGCGAGGTCATGGATCCAGAGAATCCTCCACATTGACATTACAATGGACCCGTGGCTCGTTATTGAACAGACCAATAAAACAACTAATCCAGTTAAGAGAACAAGCCGATTGCCCATATCTCCACGGCAACCCGCTGCGAGATAGCCAAAGTTTGGAAGCAGGCCGAGGTCCTATCTATTCCCAATATTAAGAACAAGGTGGAATTTGTCTTGCCAAGTGGAAAAGCTAATCAGGAATGATTCCTGTGGGGAGTTCTTGAGGTTGTGTCGCCCACGGATTCTTTTACTTGGTGGTCAGGGTCCGGAGGAAAAGAACAATTTTACTATAAGTAACAAAATGGGCAAATGGTATCAAAATAGTATTGGTTTTAAGTTTAAGGTAATTTTATATGCATGGAACTGTCGATTTAA belongs to Ascaphus truei isolate aAscTru1 chromosome 11, aAscTru1.hap1, whole genome shotgun sequence and includes:
- the LDAF1 gene encoding lipid droplet assembly factor 1 isoform X4, with translation MTNPEGLYHEKIQDFQKQLNSVMETINSNSKVVAFMNSPFGQYLDEHPFVSLSLLVFAALSAVPVGLFMVLIVGTAITACLGVIIIEGVVISVGGIALVCVLCGLAVLAFGVSGVLSFCYVAVSSILNYMHTSRRSMEMSDPSRSCLEEDHSLATKPSKNSPDEE
- the LDAF1 gene encoding lipid droplet assembly factor 1 isoform X3, whose amino-acid sequence is MTPRCHLTPVPRVQQFRTCKFDCLKKIKMTNPEGLYHEKIQDFQKQLNSVMETINSNSKVVAFMNSPFGQYLDEHPFVSLSLLVFAALSAVPVGLFMVLIVGTAITACLGVIIIEGVVISVGGIALVCVLCGLAVLAFGVSGVLSFCYVAVSSILNYMHTSRRSMEMSDPSRSCLEEDHSLATKPSKNSPDEE